In Deltaproteobacteria bacterium, the DNA window GGTACTCTTTGTGACCAGGTCTTCGTTTTTGAACAGTATCTTGCCCTCGACGATCCGTCCGGGATACTCGATGAGCCCCAATATGGAAAGCCCTATCACGGTCTTGCCGCAACCGCTCTCTCCCACGAGCCCCAGAGTCTCGCCCCTTCGCACCTGCAGGTCGACCCCATCCACGGCCCGCACCACGCCCTTCTTGGTCACAAACTGCGTCTTCAACCCCTGAATGTCCAGCACCACATCGTTCACGTCCGGCTCTCCTTCACAGCTTGAACAATTTCGGATCAAAGGTGTCGCGGAGCCAGTCGCCCAGGAGGTTCACCCCGACGCATGTTACAAAAAGGGCGGCTCCGGGGAATATGGTCATCCAGGGGCTTTCATAGAGGAAGTTTCTGGCTTCACTCAACATGACCCCCCAAGACGGCGTGGGAGGCTGGATTCCCAGGCCGAGAAAACTCAGTGCGGCCTCGAAAATGATCACCCACGCAATGTCCAGGGTGCCGAGCACGATGATGGCCGGCAGGGCATTGGGAAGAATGTGCCCCCGTATGATCTTGAAACTCCCGACCCCAATGGCCTTGGCGGCCAGCACGTATTCAAGTTCCCTCAGTTTCAGTGTCTCACCACGCACGAGGCGCGCGTAGTTCACCCAAATGGCAATGACCAGGGCGATCACCATGCTCCAGAATCCCGGGCCGAGAATCGCCATGACCACGATGGCGACCAGAATCATGGGAAAGGAGAGTTGGAAGTCGCCGATGCGCATGATGATACTATCCACGACTCCTCCAAAGTAGCCGGAGATAGCTCCTATCACGGCTCCAACAGAGACCGCTGCGACGATGACGATAAAGCCCACACCCAGGGAGATCCTGGTACCGTACACCGTGCGACTGAACGTGTCTCTTCCGAGGTTGTCGGCGCCAAATATGTGAGCCGAACTTCCGCCCGACAAGAATACCGGTGGAGCGAACTGGCTTTCAACAGACTGCTCGGCCGGACTGTACGGCGCGATCCACGGCGCAAAGATCGCTACCATTACCGCCGCTGCCAGCAGGACGGCCCCGGTCATTCCCTTCTTGCTTCTTCTCAGTTCTCCCAAGTAATCGCGGGAGAATGAGACACGCCTCTTTGGCAGCCTCCATAGCGGCCCCCTGTCACGGTCAATCCCAGTCGCCTTCCTGGAGTCAGCCATTGCTATCCTCTCTTATTCATACCTGATGCGCGGGTCGATGTAGTGATAGATGATGTCGACAAGAAAATTGATTATCACAAACATGGCGGCCGCGACGAGTACAACGGTCTGTACGAGCGGATAGTCTCTCCAAAAGATAGCCTGCACCGCAAGCCTTCCTATCCCCGGCCAGGCAAACACATTCTCAAGCACAAAGGTGCCCCCCAGCAGTTGCCCGAGCTGGATCCCAAGAATCGTAACCGTCGGGATGAGCGCATTTCTGAAAGCATGTTTGACAAAGACGATCCTTCCCGGCAGTCCCTTTGCCTTGGCAAACCGGACATAGTCGGTACGAATCACGTCAAGCATCGCAGATCTGATCATTCTCACATTCGCCCCTGCTACGGACATGCCCAGGGCGATACCCGGCAGAATCAGGTGCTCCAGGCTTTTCAGGAGAGACTCAGAGCCCCGGCCAGTTACGAGCTTGCCCAGAGCCGTGAGGATCGGGTCTGCCTGACCTGAAGCCGGCAGAATACCCAACTCCACGGAGAAGACCAGAATGAGCAGAATACCCAGCAGGAAATTCGGAGTCGACACACCGATGATGGCGAAGACGGTGCCGCCGTAGTCCAGGGCACTGTCCTGCCTCAAGGCCGTTATGATTCCAAGGGGGACGGCTATGATTACCGCAATAGCCATGGAGAAGAGAGTCAGCTCGATCGTAGCCGGCAGCCTCTCCATCACCAGGGTCGCAGAGGAGGTCCTGTAGCGGAGCGACACGCCGAGGTCGCCTCGGACTGCCCCTTGCACATATCTGAAGAACTGAACGAGGATGGGATCCTTGAGGCCGAGCTGTCGGCGCAGTTCGTCCTTCTGGGCCTCGGTAATCCCTGGATTGCCCGCCATGATCACATCGACCGGGTCACCCGGGATGACTCTGACCAGAATGGACACGATGAACAGAACGGCCACTATGACCAGGATGGAGTGGACCGTCCTTCTGATGAGAAAAACGATCATGCGCTTCTCAAAGTTCCGCGTTCGAGAAGAGCTGAAAGGGCCTTCTTCACTCTTATTGTCAGACAGGCAGGCAGTTCGGGGTGAGATTGCCCGAACTGCCCTACCCTAGAATCTACGCTTTGTCCATCCACATGTCCTGGAGATGGATGAAGCCCAGTGGATCGAACCACACACCATGCACATAATCTCGCATTGCGCCGATGTACTTGCCCTCATAGAGGTATAGCCAGTACGCCTCGTCAACGGCGATCTCCTGAATCCTATGGAAAATCCTCTTCCGTTTTTCAGGATCGAACTCCACACGCTGCTTCTCGATGAGTCGGTCCAGTTCAGGGTTCTCATGGAACGACCAGCAGATAGATTCGCCCGAGTGCAGCATCTGATAGACGATGTCCGGATCGCTGTAGGTGTACCAGAAGAAATACATCCCAGAGGCCTTTTCCGGCCCCTTGGCGAACAGCTCCGCAACCGGGAGCGACTGGAGCCGCACATCAATGTTGATCTTGCTCAAATCCTCCTTCACGACCTCACCGATTCGCCTGAAAATAGGGCCGTCCAGCAGCAGGAAATCCATCTTGAACCCCGCCTCCTGGCCGGCCTCCTTCATCAGGGCCTTTGCCTTTTGGAGATCATAGTCGTACCCGATCTTCCTTACATCGGCATAGTAGACCGACGAGTAGGCCGATGCCACCGGGCTGTAGGCCGGCTGGGCGTTGCCCCCCAGGACCAGCTTGATCATCTTCTGCTTGTCCACGGCAAAATTGATGGCCTTCCTTACCCTCTTGTCCCCAAGAGGACCGTAGGTCGTGTTGATATACGCGTAGACCAAGCCGACTTGGGGAGCCGTCTCGACCTGTATGCCCTTTGTCCTCTGGAGTGCCTGGATCTTGTCGATCGGAACGGCATCGCTCCCTGCAATCATATCGATGTCACCTGATCGAAGCGCAGATAGACGGGTCGCGTCTTCAGGGATAACGATAAACTGGGCTCCGTCCAGATAAGGGGCTCCTCTGTTTCTGAAATATGGGCTGGCCACTCTGTGATCTTCGTACCTCTTTAGAGTGATGCCCTTGTCCGGCTCCCAGGAGACGAATCTGAATGGCCCGGTCCCCACGGGATTGCGACCGAAATCGTCGCCGAGCTTCTCCACGGCCGTCTTGCTGATGGGAGCGCAGTAGGAGTAGCTGAGCCCGACCCAAAGCGGTACAAAGGGTTCCTTGTAGTTGTATGCAACCGTGTACTCATCGATAACCTGAACCGATTCGATAGGACCCAGCATCCAGGCTGTCGGAGATGCAGTCTCCTTGGCAAGCTGCCGCTCCACCGTCCACTTCATGACCGCGGCGTTGAAGGGGCTTCCATCGTGGAACCTCACACCCTGTTCCAGTTTGAACGTAACGGTCTTGTTATCGTTGGAAAATTCCCACGATTTGGCCAAAGCCGGGAAGACCTTGCCTGCAGCATCGAGGTAGATAAGCGGGTCGTAGATCTGGGTCATTATCTCATGAGCGGCCAGCAACGTCGTCTTTTGGGGATCGAGCGTGTCGGAATCGGAGATCCGTCCGATCTTGATCACACCACCCCTCTTTGGAGTCCCCGCCGCTTCGGCCACAGGAACCCTCCCTCTGGTGCCCGCAGACAGATAGGGCCCCAAGGCTGCCGCTCCTGCACTCACACCCGCGTACTTGAGAAACTCCCTTCTGCCTATTCCCCTTGCCCATTGCCGGGCAAACTCGTAGGTCTGTTCCTCAAAGGAGTTCTTTTTCCTTTCTCTCTTGTCCATCTTTACACCCCCCCTGCGTGTGAAATGATCGGGCGACCCAATCCGGCAATCCTCGAAATCACCTCCATCCAGCTTGGCTTGGGTCTTTTCCCGGGAACCGGTCCCGGAGTTAAGAGTGGTAAAACAAAAGCACACCATCCAGAAGGATGTTCAACAGAGAAATCCAGGACTGGCCTCACCCCCTTTCGGTAGCAGATCCAGCCTTCCACTTCGCCTTCGGCCTCTGAAATCGCAACAACACTCAACGCCTCTGCGGATTCTTCGTCCCAATGACAGCAAGGGTCCCATCAAACGTTCTCTATCCGAACCCGCCTCAACCGTATCCCACCTTGTACATCACACACTCGCCGAATCCAGTCGTCACCCTCATGTAGCCGCTGAGCATGCGGTTCAGATCCTCATCACCAGTGTCGACGAGTAAAGGCCTCCCATACAGGGAGGCGATCTTCTCCTTGGTAGCGATAACGATGATCCTGTCCTTTCCCACCTCCCGGATCACGCGGGAACTTATCTGCTGATTGCCTCTCCCGAAGATATGTCCCTGTCCCCCTATGATCGTCACCACGATCTTCGACCTCTTCCCTTGGATCAGATCCAGCAGTCTGCCCTCACTCACGTCACCGGCAACCAATTGCTTGTTCAGTATGACGTCCACACCCAGCAGGGTGTTTCTGATTCCCAGAGCCTCCATGATCGCCCTGGTCGTCGTACCCGGTCCGATGATATAGAAGCAGTCCTCCTCCATGCCGTCTATGACACCAGCCGCAATACCCTGGAGAGTCTCCCTCTCGCAGTGGATGCCTCCGGATTTGGCACGTTGAACAAACCGTCGCTCTTCAGGCACCTTGAGGTAACCGTACAACCTAGCGCTGATCTGATCTTCCCGGAAAGCCTCCTCATCCACGTCCATGACCTCTGATTCGCGGACCCGTTGCAACCCACCTTGCAAGAACCTGACCGCCACTTCTCCTGCATGCCGGGGGGTGACGGCATAGACCGCGGAGTGTATCTTCACCCCTGCTGGTATACCCAGGACCGCTATTTTATCCCCAACCGCATTGTAGATGATTCTGGCCGTCCCATCCCCTCCAGCAAAAAGTATCAGATCCACACCCGCACCCGCCATCTCACGGGCCGCAGTCTCAGTATCCTCCGGGGTCGTCTCGCCACTCCTTATGGATCCAATCACGGTAGGACAAAAGCCACACTCGCGGGATTCATCTTCCCCCATCTCATGGGGATAGGTAATCACTTCGATCCGGTTCTTGATCGTGGAGACAATCTTCAGGGCATCTACCGCTCTCCGAGGGGATTCGGGCACCGCGCCGAGTTCTCTGGCCTTCCTCAGAGTGTCGATTCCATCGCTCCCCTTGAGGCCCACTCTCCCGCCCATCCCAGCGACTGGGTTGACTATAACACCGACCTTTTTCATCGAATATGAGACTGATCCGAGGGTTCTCGGCAACAAATACGACATCTGTCCAAGAGCACCGGCACCGGCCTATTGGAGGCGGCAGGCGTTAGAGCTCCAGCACCACTTTTCCACAGTTGCCGGTCTTCATCAGTTCGAATCCCCTCTCATACTCGTCAAAGGGGAATCGATGGGTGATCACAGGCCCTATGTTGAGGCTGCCCGACTTGAGAAGGCCCTTCATCTTGAACCATGTGTCCCAGATCCGGCGGCCCGTGATTCCGTGGATCGATACGGCACGAAAGACCACGTCGGCTGCAAAATCTACAGGAACCTCCTTGTTTGGAATACCCAGCAAGACCACGTCTCCACCCATCTTGACCGATCGGATGGCTGCCAGGATCGCGTCCGTCGTACCCGCGATCTCCATCGCCACGTCCACCCCGACACCCCCTGTGTGCGACTTGATATAGTCCACCGGATCGGTCTCCGCCGTCTTTATCACGTGGTGGGCTCCTAACTTCCGGGCCAGGTCCAGGCGGTACTCGTTCCGCCGCCCGAAGGCGAAGATCTCGGCAGCCCCGATGGCCTTGAGGGTCGCCACGGCCAAGAGCCCCACCGCCCCCAGGCCATAGACAGCTACCGTCTTTCCCACACAGTCGGCACAAAAGACCGTGTGGACGGCATTGCCCAGAGGATCCTGGATAGCCGCAGAGGCTGCCGGCGTCTCAGGATCGTTCTCCCAGATGTTCACCTCGGGCATCACGAAGTACTCGCGAAACGCCCCGTCCACGTCGTAACCCAGCCCCTTCCAGTTGTAGCAGACATGGCCCTTGCCGGTCCGGCAGTTGTCGCAGAAGCCGCAGACGAGATGGCCTTCGCCTGAAACATACTGGCCTTCTTTGACGTGTTTGACCCCCTGCCCGACTCCGACCACGTCGGCCGCAAACTCATGGCCCAGGATAGTCGGAATCTTCACCCTCTTCTGGGACCAGGCGTCCCAGTTGTAGATGTGGAGATCCGTGCCGCAGATCGCTACAGCCCTGTTCTTAAGAAGCACCTCGCCGAAGCCGGGCTCCGGGACCGGCACGTCTCGAAACTCCAGCCCTCCTGGCTCTGGTCTCGCCTTCACTATGGCCTTCACTTTATCACCTCATATCGTCTTCCCACACGGGTAAACGCTTCGATCGCCCTGTCCAGTTCCTCCCTGGTATGGGCTGCCGAAACCTGGACCCGTATT includes these proteins:
- a CDS encoding twin-arginine translocation signal domain-containing protein, giving the protein MDKRERKKNSFEEQTYEFARQWARGIGRREFLKYAGVSAGAAALGPYLSAGTRGRVPVAEAAGTPKRGGVIKIGRISDSDTLDPQKTTLLAAHEIMTQIYDPLIYLDAAGKVFPALAKSWEFSNDNKTVTFKLEQGVRFHDGSPFNAAVMKWTVERQLAKETASPTAWMLGPIESVQVIDEYTVAYNYKEPFVPLWVGLSYSYCAPISKTAVEKLGDDFGRNPVGTGPFRFVSWEPDKGITLKRYEDHRVASPYFRNRGAPYLDGAQFIVIPEDATRLSALRSGDIDMIAGSDAVPIDKIQALQRTKGIQVETAPQVGLVYAYINTTYGPLGDKRVRKAINFAVDKQKMIKLVLGGNAQPAYSPVASAYSSVYYADVRKIGYDYDLQKAKALMKEAGQEAGFKMDFLLLDGPIFRRIGEVVKEDLSKINIDVRLQSLPVAELFAKGPEKASGMYFFWYTYSDPDIVYQMLHSGESICWSFHENPELDRLIEKQRVEFDPEKRKRIFHRIQEIAVDEAYWLYLYEGKYIGAMRDYVHGVWFDPLGFIHLQDMWMDKA
- the tdh gene encoding L-threonine 3-dehydrogenase, coding for MKAIVKARPEPGGLEFRDVPVPEPGFGEVLLKNRAVAICGTDLHIYNWDAWSQKRVKIPTILGHEFAADVVGVGQGVKHVKEGQYVSGEGHLVCGFCDNCRTGKGHVCYNWKGLGYDVDGAFREYFVMPEVNIWENDPETPAASAAIQDPLGNAVHTVFCADCVGKTVAVYGLGAVGLLAVATLKAIGAAEIFAFGRRNEYRLDLARKLGAHHVIKTAETDPVDYIKSHTGGVGVDVAMEIAGTTDAILAAIRSVKMGGDVVLLGIPNKEVPVDFAADVVFRAVSIHGITGRRIWDTWFKMKGLLKSGSLNIGPVITHRFPFDEYERGFELMKTGNCGKVVLEL
- a CDS encoding ABC transporter permease — its product is MIVFLIRRTVHSILVIVAVLFIVSILVRVIPGDPVDVIMAGNPGITEAQKDELRRQLGLKDPILVQFFRYVQGAVRGDLGVSLRYRTSSATLVMERLPATIELTLFSMAIAVIIAVPLGIITALRQDSALDYGGTVFAIIGVSTPNFLLGILLILVFSVELGILPASGQADPILTALGKLVTGRGSESLLKSLEHLILPGIALGMSVAGANVRMIRSAMLDVIRTDYVRFAKAKGLPGRIVFVKHAFRNALIPTVTILGIQLGQLLGGTFVLENVFAWPGIGRLAVQAIFWRDYPLVQTVVLVAAAMFVIINFLVDIIYHYIDPRIRYE
- a CDS encoding ATP-NAD kinase family protein, whose translation is MKKVGVIVNPVAGMGGRVGLKGSDGIDTLRKARELGAVPESPRRAVDALKIVSTIKNRIEVITYPHEMGEDESRECGFCPTVIGSIRSGETTPEDTETAAREMAGAGVDLILFAGGDGTARIIYNAVGDKIAVLGIPAGVKIHSAVYAVTPRHAGEVAVRFLQGGLQRVRESEVMDVDEEAFREDQISARLYGYLKVPEERRFVQRAKSGGIHCERETLQGIAAGVIDGMEEDCFYIIGPGTTTRAIMEALGIRNTLLGVDVILNKQLVAGDVSEGRLLDLIQGKRSKIVVTIIGGQGHIFGRGNQQISSRVIREVGKDRIIVIATKEKIASLYGRPLLVDTGDEDLNRMLSGYMRVTTGFGECVMYKVGYG
- a CDS encoding ABC transporter permease, with translation MADSRKATGIDRDRGPLWRLPKRRVSFSRDYLGELRRSKKGMTGAVLLAAAVMVAIFAPWIAPYSPAEQSVESQFAPPVFLSGGSSAHIFGADNLGRDTFSRTVYGTRISLGVGFIVIVAAVSVGAVIGAISGYFGGVVDSIIMRIGDFQLSFPMILVAIVVMAILGPGFWSMVIALVIAIWVNYARLVRGETLKLRELEYVLAAKAIGVGSFKIIRGHILPNALPAIIVLGTLDIAWVIIFEAALSFLGLGIQPPTPSWGVMLSEARNFLYESPWMTIFPGAALFVTCVGVNLLGDWLRDTFDPKLFKL